The Sphingobacteriaceae bacterium genome has a segment encoding these proteins:
- a CDS encoding DUF1311 domain-containing protein: protein MNISKNQDYLKYKNQVDCNNKAGDNLSERICANLSFQKSDSILTQVYDSLLWISKTNTIDSLTDKLIRLQKTWRTFRDQHCKIIYDSYAGCGGCHIRAISYLFCLRELTDNRIVELRIWKSHYPNKKSPNHC, encoded by the coding sequence TTGAACATATCAAAAAATCAGGACTATCTGAAATACAAAAACCAGGTAGATTGCAATAACAAGGCTGGCGACAATTTATCGGAAAGAATTTGCGCCAATTTATCTTTTCAAAAATCCGATTCTATTTTAACTCAAGTATATGATAGTTTATTATGGATTTCGAAAACAAACACCATAGATAGTTTAACCGATAAACTCATTCGATTACAAAAAACATGGCGAACATTTCGCGATCAGCATTGCAAAATAATTTACGATAGTTATGCTGGTTGCGGCGGTTGTCATATACGTGCCATCTCCTATTTATTTTGTTTGCGGGAATTAACCGATAACAGAATTGTAGAATTAAGAATTTGGAAATCACATTATCCGAATAAAAAAAGCCCGAATCATTGCTGA